The following proteins are co-located in the Desulfoscipio sp. XC116 genome:
- a CDS encoding DUF1858 domain-containing protein — protein sequence MLTKDMTILDLAEKHPESLQVFKAYDHCLDVCICCESLFETLERVCDKYGIDLDKLMTEIDEAIQLNS from the coding sequence ATGTTAACCAAGGATATGACTATCCTTGATTTGGCCGAGAAGCATCCCGAATCATTGCAAGTTTTTAAGGCTTACGACCACTGTTTAGATGTTTGTATTTGTTGTGAATCACTTTTTGAAACATTGGAGCGGGTATGTGACAAATACGGTATTGATTTGGATAAATTGATGACGGAAATAGATGAGGCTATTCAACTTAACTCATGA
- the pepF gene encoding oligoendopeptidase F: protein MNEGYLPTRQEIPGQYKWRLEDIYPGDDAWDQDYRKALDLAARAELFKGRLGSSARTLLEAFQLQEQLEALNEKIYTYARMRRDEDNTNSVYQALTDRADSLSARVQASVSFYVPEILAVPDETLKQFLQEEPGLVPYRFMLEELVRQKPHILSAEEEQIIARAEEVTQASANIFRMINNADLTFDPVRDERGREVELTHGRYLQFMESGDRRLRRDAFASLYSSYCRLQNTLAATLGASVKKDVFYARIRKYPSALKASLFADNVSVEVYDNLIRTVRENLEPFYRYMRLRKKLLGLDKLHMYDIYNPVVQDIDWKIPYQEGVNVVRDGLVPLGDAYVETMVRGINSGWVDVYENKGKTSGAYSWGPYGTHPYVLLNYQDNLNNVFTLAHEMGHAMHSYYSFKTQPYVYAHYKIFTAEVASTVNESLLMQYLLQTVKDRGKKIYLLNHYLEQFRGTVYRQTMFAEFEKVIHERVEAGEALTPELLCRIYHGLNVDYYGPDVMVDSDVDMEWARIPHFYNAFYVYKYATGFSAATALTRRITEEGGSAVARYIGFLHQGGSDYPLNLLDSAGVDMTTPQPVQECLAVFARLVAELESLTL, encoded by the coding sequence GTGAACGAAGGTTACCTGCCAACTCGCCAGGAAATCCCCGGTCAATATAAATGGCGGCTGGAGGATATTTACCCCGGCGACGACGCCTGGGATCAGGATTATCGTAAGGCGCTGGATCTGGCGGCTCGCGCGGAGTTATTTAAGGGCAGGCTGGGTTCATCGGCCCGGACATTGCTGGAAGCTTTTCAACTGCAGGAGCAGTTGGAAGCACTTAATGAAAAAATATATACCTACGCCCGTATGCGGCGTGATGAGGATAACACCAATTCTGTTTACCAGGCACTGACCGACCGGGCGGATAGCCTAAGCGCCCGGGTGCAGGCTTCAGTTTCCTTTTATGTGCCTGAAATACTGGCGGTACCGGATGAGACCTTAAAACAGTTTCTGCAAGAAGAACCGGGCCTTGTTCCGTACCGGTTTATGCTGGAGGAATTGGTGCGCCAAAAACCGCACATCTTATCCGCAGAGGAAGAGCAGATCATCGCCCGGGCGGAAGAAGTAACCCAGGCCTCCGCCAACATATTCAGGATGATCAATAACGCCGACCTGACCTTTGACCCGGTGCGGGATGAGCGGGGCCGCGAGGTGGAGTTAACCCATGGCCGTTATTTGCAGTTTATGGAAAGCGGGGATCGCCGGCTGCGTCGGGATGCCTTCGCTTCCCTGTATAGTTCATATTGTCGATTGCAAAACACTTTGGCCGCCACTTTGGGCGCCAGTGTAAAAAAAGATGTGTTTTATGCCCGGATACGCAAGTATCCTTCAGCTCTTAAAGCCTCTCTTTTTGCCGATAATGTGTCTGTAGAGGTATATGACAACCTGATCCGCACGGTGCGTGAAAACCTGGAACCTTTTTACCGCTACATGCGGCTGCGCAAAAAATTGCTGGGGCTTGACAAACTGCATATGTACGATATTTATAACCCCGTGGTCCAAGATATAGACTGGAAGATCCCCTATCAGGAAGGGGTAAATGTGGTGCGGGACGGTCTGGTTCCGCTTGGTGATGCTTATGTGGAAACGATGGTGCGGGGAATTAACAGCGGTTGGGTGGACGTATACGAAAACAAGGGCAAAACCAGTGGTGCTTATTCCTGGGGCCCTTATGGCACACACCCCTATGTGCTGTTGAACTATCAGGATAATTTGAATAATGTGTTTACTTTAGCTCATGAAATGGGTCATGCCATGCATTCTTACTATTCTTTTAAGACGCAGCCTTACGTTTACGCCCATTATAAAATATTTACCGCTGAAGTAGCCTCTACGGTTAATGAATCTTTGTTGATGCAGTACCTGCTGCAAACAGTTAAAGACCGGGGTAAGAAAATATATTTGCTTAACCACTATCTGGAACAATTCCGTGGTACCGTATACAGGCAAACCATGTTTGCCGAGTTTGAAAAGGTCATTCATGAGCGGGTGGAAGCCGGTGAAGCGCTGACTCCCGAGTTGCTTTGCCGGATTTACCACGGGCTGAATGTTGACTATTACGGGCCGGACGTAATGGTGGATAGTGACGTGGACATGGAATGGGCACGCATTCCCCACTTTTACAATGCGTTTTACGTTTACAAATACGCCACCGGTTTTTCGGCGGCTACCGCTCTGACGCGCCGCATTACCGAAGAAGGCGGCTCTGCCGTAGCCCGCTATATTGGTTTTTTACATCAAGGAGGCTCGGATTATCCCCTGAACCTGTTGGATTCCGCCGGGGTAGATATGACCACCCCGCAGCCGGTGCAAGAATGCCTGGCTGTATTTGCCCGCCTGGTAGCGGAGCTGGAAAGCCTAACTCTTTAG
- a CDS encoding GntR family transcriptional regulator yields MRIIISNSSSLPIYEQIVSQIKEMIMQGELLEADPLPSIRNLAKELQISVITTKRAYDELEKEGFVVAVPGKGSYVAAENKELLHEKRLKIVEEKLMEAVLAAKSVHLSFDQLQQMLKLFYEEE; encoded by the coding sequence ATGCGTATTATTATTTCGAACTCTTCCAGTTTACCAATTTATGAGCAGATTGTTTCCCAAATAAAAGAAATGATTATGCAAGGTGAACTGTTGGAGGCCGACCCCTTGCCATCAATCAGGAATCTGGCCAAAGAACTGCAAATCAGTGTCATTACTACAAAACGGGCCTATGACGAACTGGAAAAGGAAGGTTTCGTTGTTGCCGTACCGGGTAAAGGGTCTTATGTAGCGGCCGAAAACAAGGAACTTCTCCATGAAAAGAGGCTTAAAATTGTGGAAGAGAAGTTGATGGAAGCGGTGCTGGCCGCTAAATCCGTGCATTTATCCTTTGATCAATTACAACAAATGCTCAAACTGTTTTACGAGGAGGAATGA